The DNA region AACTATCGAAAATCATCATGGAATTTTACAGTTTAGTGATAATTTCATCAGAATAAAATCTAGCCTTGGTAATATAGGTGTACAGGGAAGTGGTTTTGAAATTCTATTTATTTCAGGTACTACTATAGTGCTAAGTGGCATTTTTAAGTCTGTGGAATATGAGGGGAAATAAAATGGGAAATAAATTTAATTTTAAAGAGTATAAAAATGGAACTATAACGGTACAGCTTCAATCTAAAGAAATTGAGAGAATTATAAATGTGATGTGGAGCCATGGTATAGTAATAAAAAATATAAAGAGAAATAGTATAAATGTTATAACCTTTGATACAAGCTTTAATAATTACTATAAGGTAAAAGAATTAGCTACAAGGACTAAAAGTAAAATAAAGATAATAAATAGAAGAGGTATGATATTTCTTAAAATGAAACTAAAGAATAGAATAGCTATGGTTCTGGGTATATTTATTTTTATAGGAATTATATCCTATTTATCAAATTATATATGGGGTATTGATATAACTACTGAAAAAAATATTGCACCCTATGAAATAAGAGATGAACTTAAGAATATTGGCATAGCTCCCGGCATAAATAAAAAGAATATAAATGTATATGATATAGAAGAAAAACTAAAGACTAATAATGAAAATATAATGTGGGTAAGAGTAAGAATACAAGGCTCTAAGCTTAAGGTAACAGCTACGGAAAGGCAGTCACCTCCTGAGGTAATTAATGATGATTCACCTTGTAATCTTGTAGCAAAAAAAGATGGCCAGATAGTGCGAATCTATACAAAGGCTGGAACTGCTGTGGTTAAGCAGGGTGATATAGTTAGAAAAGGTCAGCTTATTGTTAAAGGTGAGCAGGGAAATGAAGGGAGTACTTATCAGGTACATGCTAGTGGCAGTGTTATAGCTAAAATCTATTATGAAGAAACAAGAGAAGTTCCATTGTCTAGAACGGAAAAAAATAGGACAGGTAATAAGATTGTAAATTATTATATATCTATATTTGGCAAAAAATTTTATTTAAAAAATAGTTTAAATAAATTTGCCAAATATGATAAAATAGAAGAAAATGATAATTTCATAAAAAAGGAAATATACTGTGAGGTCAAAGAAAAAAATATTAAAACAGATCCTAAAGTTGCTGTGAACCAAACCGCAGATGCTATATATCAAAATTTAGTGATAAATTTTAATAAGTCTGTTAATATTATTGATAAAGTAGTAGAGAGTAGTGTTCAGGGAAATATGTGCAAAGTAAGAGTGTTAGTAACTACAGAAGAAGATATAGCAGAAACTGCAAAATAGATGATAATAAATAGTAAAAAATGTTTTAGATAAACAAAAGGGTGAATTATATGAAATTATTAAGTTTGATAAAAGGAAAAAATGCGAGAAAAGTATATATCTTTTTTATTACATTTGCTATAATCTATGGGATTATGCTTACTTCTCTTGTAACTCAGAAATATGATCTTAAAGAGGGCGATATAGCTAAAGTAGATATTAAAGCTTCAAGGGAAGTAGAAGATAAATTGGCTACTGATGCCCGAAGAAAGCAGGCCACAGATTCTGTAGGCCAACAGTATAATAAAAAGACAGAGGTAGAGGGAACTTCAGAGGTAGATTTAAATACTAATTTTGACAAAATAAATAATATTAGAAATTCCAATGCAGATATAAACCAAAAAGCTTCTAATATTAAAAATTCTATACCTTATAATTTATCGGATATTGAGATTAATAATTTAATTTCAATGAGTAAAGATGATTTTAATAGTTTTCAAGCTTTAATTATAAAAAATATTAAGGGAATATACTCTAATGACATAAGAGAAGGTAATAGTGATGATGTTAAGAAAGCTCAAGATTATATAAATTTGCAATTTAGTAATTCTAAATTCAATAAAGATATAATTGATTTGGGGACTATAATATCTAATTCTTACATAAAGCCCAATCTTTTTTTAGATGAAGATAGAACACTAGAAATGAGAGATAGTGCCGAAAAGAAAGTATCACCTGTTATAATAAAAAAGGATCAGATTATTGCCAAAGAAGGAGAACCGGTAACAAAGGAACAATTACAAATGTTGCAGGATTTGGGACTTTTAGATAATAATAATAGTTCAAATTGGTTTATCTATATTAACCTTGCAGTATTGATTTTCATTATATTGCTTATAGAGGTATTTTATTTATATAGATATCATGAGAGATTGTTTGAGGATAATAGTAAATTAATACTTATATTTTTACTTAATGTGATTTCTTTAATTTTAGCTAGGTCTATATATATTATTTCTCCATTTTTGATTCCTTTAGCGTGTATGCCTATGCTTTTAATACTTCTAATAGATGATAGGGTATCTTTATTTATAAGCATACTTAATTGTATACTTATTAGTGTAGTAGTTGAATTTAATACACAAATAACGCTGATTTCTATAACTAGTGCATTGCTTCCGGCTATTGTTTTAAGAAAAATGCAGATGAGAAATGATATATTATATTCTTCTATTTACATAGCAGTGATAAATGCTATAATTACATTTTCAGTAGGTTTTTTAATTAGTAATAATGTTATAGATGTACTTACAATAACAGGATTTTCATTTCTAGGTGCATGCATTTCAGCTATATTAACTGTAGGTTTTCTACCATTTTTGGAAAGTGTATTCGACATTGTAACCACAGTGAAACTTTTAGAATTGTCCAATCCAAATCAACCTTTATTGAGAAGATTGCTAATGGAAGCTCCTGGTACTTACCATCACAGTATTTTAGTGGCCAATATTGCAGAAGTTGCAGCGGAGAATATTGGAGGTAATCCGGTACTTACCAGGGTATGTGCCTATTATCATGATATTGGAAAAATAATGCGACCTTATTTTTTTAAAGAAAATCAAATTGGAAATGATAATCCTCATGATAAAATATCACCTAATTTAAGTGCTCTGGTTATAATTTCCCATGTAAAGGAAGGCCTGGAGCTTGCAAGGGAATATAAATTACCTAAAACAATACAAGATACTATAGCCGAACACCACGGGACCACTTTAGTTAAATATTTTTACATAACCATGAAGAATTCCAGTGAAAATCCAAAGGATGTAAATGAAGAAAATTTTAAATATCCAGGTCCTATTCCTAAAACTAAAGAAAATGCTGTAATAATGCTGGCGGACTGTGTGGAAGCGTCAGTGAGATCAATTTCTAATCCTACAAAAGGTAAGATTGAAGAAATGGTTAATAATATAATAAGAGATAGATTAAATGAAGGACAGCTTGATAACTGTGATTTAACTTTAAAGGATATAGATATTATAAGAAAATCTTTTTTAAAAACGTTAAATGGTATTTATCATCAGAGAATTGAATATCCTATAGATAAATCTCAAATAAAGAAATGAGGGAGAAATTTTCCATGATTTTTATTGATAACAGACAGGATAAAATAGACTTTTCCTCGGAGAATGAAAAAACAATAAAGGATATAATTGATTATTCACTTAAAGAAGAAGGAGTGAATATGCCTTACGAGATTTCTGTTATTTTAATTGATAATAGGGAAATAGAAGAAATAAATGGTGAAATGAGAGGTATTCACAAAATAACGGACGTTCTGTCTTTTCCTATGCTGGAATATCCAGAGGGAAAGGTATATAAACAAGTTTATGGAGAAAATAAATTTGAAGAAATTTTTCTAGATGAGGGGATGATTGTACTAGGAGATATAGCATTATCTTTAGAAAAAGCAAAGGCTCAGAGCATAGAATTTGATCATTCTTTTATAAGAGAATGTGCGTATTTAACTATTCACTCAGTACTTCACTTAATGGGATATGATCATATAAAGGAAGAAGATAAAGTAGTAATGAGAAAGAGAGAAGAAGAGATATTAAATAAATTCAACATAAACAGAATATAATGCTTCTAGGAGGATGCCTGGTTATGAAGGTAAAAAAGGTGGTAGATAGCTTTAACTATGCTATTGATGGAATACTGTATGCTGTGAGAACTCAAAGAAATATGAGAATAGACATGATAAGTGCTCTTCTAGTACTTACAGCCTGTTTTTTTACAGATTTGAGTAAAGTAGAAGTATTAATTGTAACTATAACTATTACTATGGTTATAAGTGCAGAAATGATAAATACTGCGGTGGAATGTACTGTAGATATGTCTGCAAATTATTATCATCCATTAGCAAAAATAGCTAAAAATGTAGCAGCTGGTGCAGTACTAGTTACAGCCGTAAATGCAGCTATAGTTGGCTACATTATATTTGGAGATAAATTGAGACCTGTATCATTTGTATTAATAGCAAAGATTAAGAACTCTAATCCCTATATGATATTTGTTATACTGGTAATTGTATCTATTACTACACTTATAATTAAAGCTGTGTTTGGAGAAGGTACACCCTTAAGAGGCGGAATGCCAAGTGGCCATAGTGCTATTGCTTTTGCAGTAGCTACTACCATCACCTTAATAGCACAGGAACCAACGGTGATTATATTAAGTTATTTTTTAGCCTTTATAGTTGCTCAAAGTAGAGTTGATTCTGAAGTACATTCCATACTTGAGGTGTTAGTTGGAGGGGTATTTGGCACACTTTTAACTATATTGCTCTTTAGATTGTTTGAATAGAAATTAACAATAGGAGATATTTATATATGGATTATAAAAAATTAATTTTAGAAGCATTAAAATACAGAGAAAGAGCTTATGCACCTTATTCAAAATTTAAGGTTGGAGCAGCTGTAATAATGGAGGATGGTAAAATATATTCAGGATGCAATATTGAAAATGCCTCCTATGGAGCAACAAATTGTGCTGAAAGAACTGCTATTTTTAAAGCTGTATCTGAGGGTGGAAAAACTATTAAAGCTATTGCTATTGTGGGAGATTTACATAATTATACATATCCTTGCGGCATATGCAGACAGGTTATTGAGGAATTTTCAGATTACAGTACAGATATAGTTTTGGCCAAAAATGAAAATGACTATATTGTAAAGAATTTTGGCGAAATATTACCAGGAGCATTTTCAAAAAAAGATTTAAATTAGGCATCATAAATAACTAAGGCATGTGAAAATAAATAGTAAGTCAAAGATGCGACGAATATTTTGAAGCATACAAGGAAGCAGGTTCCGATGATAGTGGGCTATCTGAGGGTTCTGCTGACGCAGTAGGATTCAAAATAGGCTAGCATACTGACTAGTTATTTATTTGAATATGCCTAACAGCTTTGAAAGTAAAATTTATTAGAAAATAAAAGGAGAAAATATGCATAAATCAGGTTTTGTTACAATTATAGGTAGACCGAATGTGGGAAAGTCCACTTTACTAAATTATATTATGGGTGAAAAACTGTCCATAGTATCTAGTAAGCCTCAAACTACAAGAAATAATATTCAAACAATATTAACAGACAAGAATTCTCAACTCATATTTGTAGATACACCGGGAATACATAAACCAAAGCATATGCTTGGAGAGTATATGGTTAAGGTTGCTACAGATTCTTTTAAGGATGTAGATTTGATAGTTTTTGTAACTACTCCAGATGTTACAATGGGAAGAGGTGATGAATTTATTTTAGAGCAGCTTAAGGAAATAAATATTCCTGTTTTTTTAGTTTTAAATAAAATAGACGAAACTACTCAGGAGAGAGTTGCAGAGACTTTAAAAAATTACTCTGAAAAATTTAATTTTAAAGAAATTATACCTATATCTGCAGCTAAGGGGAAAAATGTAGATAAACTTCTTGAAATAATGATAGAAAATATGCCAGAGGGACCACAATACTATCCTGAAGATATGCTGACAGATGTACAGGAAAGATTTGTTATAAGTGAAATTATAAGAGAAAAGGCACTAAGGCTTTTAACAGAGGAAGTACCACATGGCGTAGCTGTAGAAATAATGTCAATGAAGCTGAATGATAATAACAAATATAATATTGAAGCTACTTTATTTTGTGAGAAAAATTCTCATAAGGGAATTATAATAGGCAAGAATGGCAGTATGTTGAAAAAAATTACTAAGTATTCAAGAGAAGATATAGGAGAATTTTTGAAAATAAAAGCTAATTTAAAAATTTGGGTTAAAGTAAAAAAGGAATGGAGAGATAATCCATTTCTACTAAATGAATTAGGATATAAAAAAATAAAAAAATAATTAATTCTAAGAAAAAAGGATAGAATATAGATAGTGGGGTGATTTTCTGTCTATATTTAATAGCAGAGGCGTAGTTATAAAGAGCCAGGGTATAAAAGAAAATGACAAAATTTTATGGATATTTACAGAAAAATTTGGTAAAATAACTGTAATAGCAAAAGGTTCAAAAAAAAATAAAAGTAAGCTTATGCCTATTTCACTGCTTTTTTGTTTTGCCAATTATACTTTATTCAAGGGTAAGAGTATGTTTAATATAAATGAAGGTGAAATAATAGATTCCTTTCAGGAATTTTTATCTGACTTAGATACATTAACTTATACTTCTTATCTTTGTGAGTTAATTGATTTATCAATGACTGAAGGTGAGAGCAATAGAGCACTATTTAAAACATTTGTTACTGCTTTTTATCTTATAAAAAATAAGGTTGGGGATATAGAAACTCTTACTAGGGCTTTTGAAATTAAGCTTTTAACATTGACTGGGTATGGTTTTAATTTAGATTATTGTGTAAAATGTAGAAAAAAGTTATCTGTTTCTAATTATTTTAGTTATCAATATTATGGTGGTATTTGTAATCAATGTGAAAAAGATAATGGAAAAAACATAAGTTTTGCTGCTTTTAAAGCGTTGAATTATTTATCTAAATTATCTATGGATAAAGTCTACAGAGTTAATCTTGATAGTAAAATTAAGGATGAAATCTACAAAATTTTAAGCGACTTAATTTTACAAAGTTATGGGAAAAAACCAAAGAGCTTAGAAATATTAAATAGTTTAAGAGGGAGTGATTAATGTGGCAGAAATAACATTAGAAAAAATTGACATTGTAAGAGAAAGAACAGGAGTATCTTATACTGAGGCAAAAGCAGCATTAGAGGCTACAGATGGAAATGTGGTAGATGCACTGATATATATTGAAAAAAATGCAAAAACTACTAAGGAACAGATTTATACATCAAAAGAAGAATTTATTGAATGGATAAAAGGGATTATACGAAAAGGAAATGTAACAAGAATTGTAGTAAGAAAAGATGAAAAAATTCTTGTGGATATACCTGTAAATGCAGGTGTAGCAGCAGGTGTTGCTATAATGGCAGCACTGCCAGCATTACTTGCTGTAATATTTTTAACTGCTGTAATTACTAAAGTCACTGTAGAAATCACAAAAGAAGATGGAAGTGTAGAGGTAGTTAATAAAATTATAAAAGATGCTGTTTCAAATGTAAAAGATAAAGCAACAGAAGTTAAAGATAAATTTACTAAGGATCAATCTAATGGAAATAAGTCAGATGATAGTAATTCATATCAATATACTGTAAAGTTTGAAGATGTAGATAAAGAAGATAAGGAAGACAAGGAAGATAAGGAAGATAAGGAAGATAAGGAAGACAAGTAAATAATAATTGTTGAGTAACTCCGTTAGAAGGTATAAATTATTTTAACTTTATGCCTTCTAACGGAGTGATTTTTTGTTGATGTCCTGCATTAAAATCACATAAAAATGAAAAGTGTTATACAATTAAAATGAATTAAATGATATAATTGGACAAAATAATTTTTTGCCAATATGATGTATATTAAAATTGTGCAAAAATGAAAAGTGCTATACAATTAAAATGAATTAAGTGTTATAATTAGAATGTAAGATTTAGAAAGAGGGTGCGTCAATCATTAAATTATCACAAAGGCAAAAGGAAATAATAGATTTAGTAAAAGAAAAACAGCCTATAACCAGCGAGCAGTTAGCAGGAAAATTAAACTTGACAAGAGCAGCCTTAAGACCTGATCTTGCAATTCTTACAATGACGGGAATATTGGAAGCAAAACCTAAAGTTGGTTATATTTATTCAAAAAAGCCATCATATAGCATATTATATGATTATATAAGAAATATAAAAGCAAAAGATATAATGTCTAAACCAGTAGTTATGGACGAAGAAACTAAAGTTTATGATGCTATTGTATACCTGTTCTTAAATGATGTGGGGACATTGTTTATTGAAAACAAAGGATATCTTGTAGGTGCGGTATCCAGGAAAGATTTTTTGAAAACTGCTATTGGTGGAACAGATATGCATCAGGTGCCAACAGGTGTCATAATGACTAGAATGCCAAATATAATTTGGGTAGAAGCAGGAGATTCCGCCTATTTAGCAGCTAAAAAAATAATAGAACATGAGGTAGATAGCTTGCCTGTAGTTGAAAAAGTTATTGAAGGAAGTAAAGAATTATACAAAATTGTAGGAAAAATATCTAAGACAAATATAACAAAATTATTCGTAAAACTTGGAAATGATGTTTAGATCAGGGGTTTAATTTAGTCTATCTAATTAATTTTATTAGAATAAATAGAAAGTTAATAAAGGGGGATATGACTATGGAAAATAAAAAATATGTGTATCTTTTTAGTGAGGGGAATGCTAGAATGCGAAATCTATTAGGAGGAAAAGGTGCTAATTTAGCAGAAATGACTAATTTAGGTATACCAGTTCCTCAAGGTTTCACAATAAGTACAGAGGCTTGTATAAAGTATTATGAGGATGAAAAAAATGTGTCTGATGACATAATTATTCAAATAAATAAGGCTATACAAGAAATCGAAAAAATTACATGTAAACGTTTTGGCAATTCGGATAATCCGCTACTTTTGTCAGTAAGATCTGGTGCACGAGTTTCTATGCCGGGAATGATGGATACTATTCTTAATTTAGGGTTAAACGATATTACTGTGGAAAAAATAGTGAAATTAACTAATAACATAAGATTTGCGTACGATTCCTATAGAAGATTTATTCAAATGTTTTCTGATGTGGTTATGGGAATTGAAAAGAGGAAATTTGAGGATTTAATTGATAAAGCGAAAGAAGAGAAGAAAGTTAAATTTGATACTGAATTAGACGAAAATGATTTAAAAAAATTAGTGGTTCAGTATAAAAAACTTTATGCTGAAGAAATAGGAAAACCTTTCCCAGAAGATCCAAAAGATCAACTTATAGAATCTGTAACAGCTGTTTTTAGATCATGGAATAATCCCAGGGCTATAGTATATAGAAGATTAAACGACATACCGGGAGAATGGGGCACTGCTGTAAACGTTCAAACTATGGTATTTGGCAATATGGGTAATACTTCAGGCACTGGTGTGGCATTTACAAGGAATCCAGCCACAGGAGAAAATAAAATATTTGGTGAATATCTTATAAATGCTCAGGGGGAAGATGTAGTTGCTGGTATAAGAACTCCACAGCCAATTACAAAACTTAAAGAAGATTCACCACAGTGTTATGAAGAATTTATAAATATAGCACACAGTCTGGAAAATCACTATAAAGATATGCAGGATATGGAGTTTACCATAGAACAGGGAAAATTATATTTTCTTCAAACAAGAAATGGTAAGAGAACTGCACAGGCTGCTTTGAAAATAGCAGTAGACATGGTTAATGAAGGTTCACTTACTAAAGAAGAAGCTATTCTAAAGGTTGAACCAAAACAGTTAGAAACACTGCTGCATCCTGCTTTTGATACAGATGAAATTAAAAAGGCTACCTGTATAGCCAAAGGTTTGCCAGCATCACCAGGGGCTGCTTGTGGTAAGGTCTATTTTACTGCAGAAGATGCAAAAGAACAACATGAAAAAGGAGAAAAAGTAGTGCTTGTAAGGCTTGAAACATCTCCAGAAGATATTGAGGGAATGGTTGCAGCAGAAGGTATACTTACAGTAAGGGGAGGTATGACTTCTCATGCTGCGGTAGTTGCAAGAGGTATGGGAACTTGCTGCGTGGCAGGCTGCGGCAAGATAAATATCGACGAAGAAAAAAAAGTATTTCAGGTTGGTGGAAAACAGTATTCTGAAGGAGATTATATTTCTTTAGACGGAAGTACTGGAAATGTATATGGTGAAGCTATAAAAACTACTTTACCTGAAATTAGCGGTGATTTCGAAATCTTTATGAAATGGGCAGATGATATTAAGAAGCTTCAGGTTAGAACAAATGCTGATACACCTAAGGAAGCTGCGGAAGCAGTTAAATTTGGAGCCAAGGGTATAGGGCTATGCAGAACTGAGCATATGTTCTTTGAAGAAGATAGAATTCCAGCTGTAAGAGAAATGATAGTAGCAACTACTGTAGAACAGAGAAAGAAAGCCTTAGATAAGTTATTGCCAATGCAAAAGAAAGATTTTATAGGTATATATGAAGCTATGGAAGGTAAACCTGTAACTATAAGATTTTTGGATCCACCACTGCATGAATTTCTCCCATCTGAAGAAGAAGATATAAGAGCACTATCAAAGGAAATGGGGATAAGTTTTGATGAACTTAAAATTACAGTAGCTTCGCTGCATGAGTTTAATCCTATGATGGGTCATAGAGGATGCAGACTTACTGTATCCTATCCTGAGATTGCACAGATGCAAACTACTGCTATTATAGAGGCGGCTCTTGAAGTAAATAAAAGAAAAGGATTTAATATAGTACCTGAGATTATGATTCCCCTTGTTGGTGAAATAAAAGAGCTAAAATTTGTTAAGGATATAGTGTTAAAAACTGCAAATGAAATAATTGATAAAAGTGGAGAAAAACTTAAATATAGTGTGGGAACTATGATAGAAATACCAAGGGCTGCTCTTACAGCAGATGAAATTGCAAAAGAAGCAGAATTCTTTTCCTTTGGAACAAATGATTTAACTCAAATGACATTTGGATTTTCTAGAGATGATGCAGGTAAATTTTTAGATGACTATTATGAAAATAAAATATATGAGTTTGACCCTTTTGAAAAATTAGATCAAATCGGAGTAGGAAAGCTTGTAAAAATAGCAGCAGAACTTGGAAAGAAAACTAGACCAGATATACATCTTGGTATATGTGGAGAACATGGAGGAGATCCATCCTCAGTTGAATTTTGCCATAACGTAGGGCTTGACTACGTATCTTGTTCACCATTTAGAGTACCTCTTGCAAGA from Clostridium pasteurianum BC1 includes:
- the yqfD gene encoding sporulation protein YqfD, with the protein product MGNKFNFKEYKNGTITVQLQSKEIERIINVMWSHGIVIKNIKRNSINVITFDTSFNNYYKVKELATRTKSKIKIINRRGMIFLKMKLKNRIAMVLGIFIFIGIISYLSNYIWGIDITTEKNIAPYEIRDELKNIGIAPGINKKNINVYDIEEKLKTNNENIMWVRVRIQGSKLKVTATERQSPPEVINDDSPCNLVAKKDGQIVRIYTKAGTAVVKQGDIVRKGQLIVKGEQGNEGSTYQVHASGSVIAKIYYEETREVPLSRTEKNRTGNKIVNYYISIFGKKFYLKNSLNKFAKYDKIEENDNFIKKEIYCEVKEKNIKTDPKVAVNQTADAIYQNLVINFNKSVNIIDKVVESSVQGNMCKVRVLVTTEEDIAETAK
- a CDS encoding diacylglycerol kinase, which codes for MKVKKVVDSFNYAIDGILYAVRTQRNMRIDMISALLVLTACFFTDLSKVEVLIVTITITMVISAEMINTAVECTVDMSANYYHPLAKIAKNVAAGAVLVTAVNAAIVGYIIFGDKLRPVSFVLIAKIKNSNPYMIFVILVIVSITTLIIKAVFGEGTPLRGGMPSGHSAIAFAVATTITLIAQEPTVIILSYFLAFIVAQSRVDSEVHSILEVLVGGVFGTLLTILLFRLFE
- a CDS encoding DUF4342 domain-containing protein, whose product is MAEITLEKIDIVRERTGVSYTEAKAALEATDGNVVDALIYIEKNAKTTKEQIYTSKEEFIEWIKGIIRKGNVTRIVVRKDEKILVDIPVNAGVAAGVAIMAALPALLAVIFLTAVITKVTVEITKEDGSVEVVNKIIKDAVSNVKDKATEVKDKFTKDQSNGNKSDDSNSYQYTVKFEDVDKEDKEDKEDKEDKEDKEDK
- a CDS encoding cytidine deaminase; this encodes MDYKKLILEALKYRERAYAPYSKFKVGAAVIMEDGKIYSGCNIENASYGATNCAERTAIFKAVSEGGKTIKAIAIVGDLHNYTYPCGICRQVIEEFSDYSTDIVLAKNENDYIVKNFGEILPGAFSKKDLN
- a CDS encoding HD family phosphohydrolase, giving the protein MKLLSLIKGKNARKVYIFFITFAIIYGIMLTSLVTQKYDLKEGDIAKVDIKASREVEDKLATDARRKQATDSVGQQYNKKTEVEGTSEVDLNTNFDKINNIRNSNADINQKASNIKNSIPYNLSDIEINNLISMSKDDFNSFQALIIKNIKGIYSNDIREGNSDDVKKAQDYINLQFSNSKFNKDIIDLGTIISNSYIKPNLFLDEDRTLEMRDSAEKKVSPVIIKKDQIIAKEGEPVTKEQLQMLQDLGLLDNNNSSNWFIYINLAVLIFIILLIEVFYLYRYHERLFEDNSKLILIFLLNVISLILARSIYIISPFLIPLACMPMLLILLIDDRVSLFISILNCILISVVVEFNTQITLISITSALLPAIVLRKMQMRNDILYSSIYIAVINAIITFSVGFLISNNVIDVLTITGFSFLGACISAILTVGFLPFLESVFDIVTTVKLLELSNPNQPLLRRLLMEAPGTYHHSILVANIAEVAAENIGGNPVLTRVCAYYHDIGKIMRPYFFKENQIGNDNPHDKISPNLSALVIISHVKEGLELAREYKLPKTIQDTIAEHHGTTLVKYFYITMKNSSENPKDVNEENFKYPGPIPKTKENAVIMLADCVEASVRSISNPTKGKIEEMVNNIIRDRLNEGQLDNCDLTLKDIDIIRKSFLKTLNGIYHQRIEYPIDKSQIKK
- a CDS encoding helix-turn-helix transcriptional regulator, with protein sequence MIKLSQRQKEIIDLVKEKQPITSEQLAGKLNLTRAALRPDLAILTMTGILEAKPKVGYIYSKKPSYSILYDYIRNIKAKDIMSKPVVMDEETKVYDAIVYLFLNDVGTLFIENKGYLVGAVSRKDFLKTAIGGTDMHQVPTGVIMTRMPNIIWVEAGDSAYLAAKKIIEHEVDSLPVVEKVIEGSKELYKIVGKISKTNITKLFVKLGNDV
- the era gene encoding GTPase Era; translated protein: MHKSGFVTIIGRPNVGKSTLLNYIMGEKLSIVSSKPQTTRNNIQTILTDKNSQLIFVDTPGIHKPKHMLGEYMVKVATDSFKDVDLIVFVTTPDVTMGRGDEFILEQLKEINIPVFLVLNKIDETTQERVAETLKNYSEKFNFKEIIPISAAKGKNVDKLLEIMIENMPEGPQYYPEDMLTDVQERFVISEIIREKALRLLTEEVPHGVAVEIMSMKLNDNNKYNIEATLFCEKNSHKGIIIGKNGSMLKKITKYSREDIGEFLKIKANLKIWVKVKKEWRDNPFLLNELGYKKIKK
- the ybeY gene encoding rRNA maturation RNase YbeY, translating into MIFIDNRQDKIDFSSENEKTIKDIIDYSLKEEGVNMPYEISVILIDNREIEEINGEMRGIHKITDVLSFPMLEYPEGKVYKQVYGENKFEEIFLDEGMIVLGDIALSLEKAKAQSIEFDHSFIRECAYLTIHSVLHLMGYDHIKEEDKVVMRKREEEILNKFNINRI
- the recO gene encoding DNA repair protein RecO, encoding MSIFNSRGVVIKSQGIKENDKILWIFTEKFGKITVIAKGSKKNKSKLMPISLLFCFANYTLFKGKSMFNINEGEIIDSFQEFLSDLDTLTYTSYLCELIDLSMTEGESNRALFKTFVTAFYLIKNKVGDIETLTRAFEIKLLTLTGYGFNLDYCVKCRKKLSVSNYFSYQYYGGICNQCEKDNGKNISFAAFKALNYLSKLSMDKVYRVNLDSKIKDEIYKILSDLILQSYGKKPKSLEILNSLRGSD
- the yqfC gene encoding sporulation protein YqfC, translated to MQNKISKVKKNLAEKLDIPRDVVLNIPKIIIVGNDEITIENHHGILQFSDNFIRIKSSLGNIGVQGSGFEILFISGTTIVLSGIFKSVEYEGK
- the ppdK gene encoding pyruvate, phosphate dikinase; amino-acid sequence: MENKKYVYLFSEGNARMRNLLGGKGANLAEMTNLGIPVPQGFTISTEACIKYYEDEKNVSDDIIIQINKAIQEIEKITCKRFGNSDNPLLLSVRSGARVSMPGMMDTILNLGLNDITVEKIVKLTNNIRFAYDSYRRFIQMFSDVVMGIEKRKFEDLIDKAKEEKKVKFDTELDENDLKKLVVQYKKLYAEEIGKPFPEDPKDQLIESVTAVFRSWNNPRAIVYRRLNDIPGEWGTAVNVQTMVFGNMGNTSGTGVAFTRNPATGENKIFGEYLINAQGEDVVAGIRTPQPITKLKEDSPQCYEEFINIAHSLENHYKDMQDMEFTIEQGKLYFLQTRNGKRTAQAALKIAVDMVNEGSLTKEEAILKVEPKQLETLLHPAFDTDEIKKATCIAKGLPASPGAACGKVYFTAEDAKEQHEKGEKVVLVRLETSPEDIEGMVAAEGILTVRGGMTSHAAVVARGMGTCCVAGCGKINIDEEKKVFQVGGKQYSEGDYISLDGSTGNVYGEAIKTTLPEISGDFEIFMKWADDIKKLQVRTNADTPKEAAEAVKFGAKGIGLCRTEHMFFEEDRIPAVREMIVATTVEQRKKALDKLLPMQKKDFIGIYEAMEGKPVTIRFLDPPLHEFLPSEEEDIRALSKEMGISFDELKITVASLHEFNPMMGHRGCRLTVSYPEIAQMQTTAIIEAALEVNKRKGFNIVPEIMIPLVGEIKELKFVKDIVLKTANEIIDKSGEKLKYSVGTMIEIPRAALTADEIAKEAEFFSFGTNDLTQMTFGFSRDDAGKFLDDYYENKIYEFDPFEKLDQIGVGKLVKIAAELGKKTRPDIHLGICGEHGGDPSSVEFCHNVGLDYVSCSPFRVPLARLAAAQAQVKNPR